A window of the Cystobacter fuscus genome harbors these coding sequences:
- the ffh gene encoding signal recognition particle protein: protein MLETVTKGFRAAKNRLAGKSEITPEMVDESLRDIRVSLLEADVAFDVVKKFVARVREKAVGEVVQTTITDKAGNKRRVSAGDHFVKICHDELEALMGPVDTSLQLKPRDQLSGIMMVGLQGSGKTTTTGKLASKLLKEGRKPLLVAADIYRPAAVDQLKVLGERLKVPVYFEPNVAPPELARRGYAAAREQKCDVVLIDTAGRLAIDEALMTELEAIKGQVRPDNILLVCDAMIGQDAVRTAAEFDRRLSLDGFILTKLDGDARGGAALSIKEVTGKPIKFLGMGESMDKLEEFRPDGLASRILGFGDIVGLMKDFEQVVDEKKAAEDAQKLLSGNFTMKDFVGQIRMVRKMGPLKDLLEKFPLFGEMTEQLNPDEKELTKIESMYDSMTEQERLRPQLINDSRVKRIAKGSGRKTEEVRELLQKFGMMQQVMGTIGQNPGLLGRIPGFKQMGQLAQMKNMDLSSMFGKDPKMMEKAMAGMGGMQLPQIAPGYTAPMGQAAMAKARMMGYAPPSAAKPENKDAIKERRKREKENKKKNRKKK from the coding sequence ATGCTTGAAACCGTCACCAAGGGCTTCCGTGCCGCGAAGAACCGCCTCGCGGGCAAGAGTGAGATCACCCCCGAGATGGTGGACGAGTCGCTCCGCGACATCCGCGTCTCCCTGCTGGAGGCGGACGTCGCCTTCGACGTGGTGAAGAAGTTCGTCGCCCGGGTGCGCGAGAAGGCCGTGGGCGAGGTGGTGCAGACGACCATCACGGACAAGGCGGGCAACAAGCGCCGCGTCTCGGCGGGCGATCACTTCGTGAAGATCTGCCACGACGAGCTCGAGGCACTCATGGGCCCGGTGGACACGAGCCTGCAGCTCAAGCCGCGCGATCAGCTCAGCGGCATCATGATGGTGGGCTTGCAGGGTTCGGGAAAGACGACGACCACGGGCAAGCTCGCCAGCAAGCTGCTCAAGGAGGGACGCAAGCCGCTGCTGGTGGCCGCGGACATCTACCGGCCGGCGGCGGTGGATCAGCTCAAGGTCCTCGGCGAGCGGCTGAAGGTCCCGGTGTACTTCGAGCCCAACGTGGCGCCACCAGAACTCGCCAGGCGCGGGTACGCCGCGGCGCGCGAGCAGAAGTGCGACGTGGTGCTCATCGACACGGCGGGCCGCCTGGCCATCGACGAGGCGTTGATGACCGAGCTGGAGGCCATCAAGGGCCAGGTGCGACCGGACAACATCCTGCTCGTGTGCGACGCGATGATTGGACAGGACGCAGTGCGCACGGCGGCGGAGTTCGACCGGCGCCTGAGCCTGGATGGCTTCATCCTCACGAAGCTGGACGGTGACGCGCGAGGAGGCGCGGCGTTGTCCATCAAGGAGGTGACGGGCAAGCCCATCAAGTTCCTCGGCATGGGCGAGTCGATGGACAAGCTGGAGGAGTTCCGTCCGGACGGACTCGCGAGCCGGATTCTCGGCTTCGGCGACATCGTCGGGCTGATGAAGGACTTCGAGCAGGTCGTCGACGAGAAGAAGGCGGCCGAGGACGCGCAGAAGCTCCTGTCGGGCAACTTCACGATGAAGGACTTCGTGGGGCAGATCCGCATGGTGCGGAAGATGGGCCCGCTGAAGGATCTGCTGGAGAAGTTCCCGCTCTTCGGAGAGATGACCGAGCAGCTCAATCCGGACGAGAAGGAGCTGACGAAGATCGAGTCGATGTACGACTCGATGACGGAGCAGGAGCGGCTGCGCCCGCAGCTCATCAACGACAGCCGGGTGAAGCGCATCGCGAAGGGAAGCGGGCGCAAGACGGAGGAAGTGCGCGAACTGCTGCAGAAGTTCGGGATGATGCAGCAGGTGATGGGGACGATTGGGCAGAATCCGGGCCTGCTGGGGAGGATTCCGGGCTTCAAGCAGATGGGGCAGCTGGCGCAGATGAAGAACATGGACCTGTCGAGCATGTTCGGGAAGGACCCGAAGATGATGGAGAAGGCCATGGCGGGGATGGGAGGCATGCAGCTGCCGCAGATCGCGCCGGGTTACACGGCGCCCATGGGGCAGGCGGCGATGGCGAAGGCGCGCATGATGGGCTACGCCCCGCCCTCTGCGGCCAAGCCCGAGAACAAGGACGCCATCAAGGAGCGCCGCAAGCGCGAGAAGGAGAACAAGAAGAAGAACCGGAAGAAGAAGTAG
- a CDS encoding TIGR04552 family protein: MGLRELERIRLILRGGSVIDWRRMHFQAHEEVDRFLRLCQLDATRAEDEAWARVVLSDAVEYLRKTFNYRVADAVANPEKIHDLFLFASGVKGLPRHRRIACIVLKVMHVIQHIEGRDLLHRLACSEVELSRLVMDKVLGVAQLLQTKGLPVVEFAHSIKTRESLVTKLLAKRETVAAQIYDRTRFRIITRTQSDIIPVLYFLTQHLFPFNFVVPGQTENTLVSFKAVLAENPHLQQYAQHLHLDLDYEEREEKTRNVFSGSTYRALNFIVDVPLRMDAYLPAPEKDSRERKNRTVFTLVEFQIMDEETAQKNEEGQNAHKVYKHKQRRRVLRRLSRGLVIPKRQG, encoded by the coding sequence ATGGGCCTCCGTGAACTTGAGCGCATCCGGCTCATTCTCCGGGGTGGTTCTGTCATTGACTGGCGGCGAATGCACTTTCAGGCCCATGAAGAGGTCGATCGATTCCTTCGCCTCTGTCAACTCGATGCGACTCGGGCTGAAGACGAGGCGTGGGCGCGAGTTGTGCTCTCGGATGCTGTAGAGTACCTCCGAAAAACCTTCAACTACCGGGTAGCTGACGCTGTAGCGAATCCGGAGAAGATTCACGACCTCTTCCTCTTTGCCTCTGGCGTCAAAGGGTTACCAAGGCATCGGCGTATCGCTTGTATCGTCCTCAAGGTGATGCACGTTATTCAGCACATCGAGGGACGCGACCTGCTTCATCGATTGGCATGCTCTGAAGTGGAGTTGTCACGACTGGTAATGGACAAGGTGTTGGGCGTAGCTCAGTTGCTTCAAACCAAAGGTCTGCCAGTTGTTGAGTTCGCTCATTCCATCAAGACGCGAGAATCTCTTGTTACCAAATTGCTGGCCAAGAGAGAGACGGTTGCTGCGCAGATCTACGACCGTACTCGTTTTCGAATCATCACTCGGACGCAATCAGATATCATTCCTGTTCTTTACTTCTTAACCCAGCATCTGTTCCCATTTAATTTCGTTGTTCCTGGACAGACTGAAAATACACTTGTCTCGTTCAAGGCTGTGCTTGCGGAGAACCCTCATCTCCAACAGTACGCGCAGCATCTTCATTTGGACCTCGATTATGAAGAACGAGAAGAGAAAACGCGCAATGTGTTTTCTGGCAGCACGTACCGAGCCCTGAATTTCATTGTGGACGTGCCGCTACGGATGGATGCGTATTTGCCCGCTCCGGAGAAAGATTCTCGTGAGAGAAAAAATAGGACAGTTTTTACTCTTGTAGAATTTCAGATTATGGATGAAGAGACCGCTCAGAAAAATGAGGAAGGGCAGAATGCGCATAAGGTTTACAAGCATAAGCAAAGGCGGCGTGTTTTGCGCCGCCTTTCGCGCGGTCTTGTGATCCCAAAGCGTCAAGGGTGA
- the gltJ gene encoding adventurous gliding motility protein GltJ: MRFVCDSCRAQYMISDDKVGAKGVKVRCKKCGHNIVVRPAGSAPVKEDGTGSEAAGGAAASQGQSSTDGFGVPASLGTPPEGGIFGGVEDDEIGAVFDQVLNSGSHKVPAGEGPALVEDAAVSDASDAMRKLAEAEAGSAKAAASHEWFVAIDEKQVGPLSMEKVKDHWEKGEVGPDSLCWRAGFSDWIPLSEATELASVLAPRPTRPVIVEPAPVVSSSPVSSGPVESAFSAGGASKASRAETPAPVAPSAQESGWKPSAASVLASLVKEENEALSKPAAKSSVAEEKAKPAASGLLDVPPPAAVPAPSPLLPEAPAPVAPAYAQPAPHYAQPMPQQYAPPPAYAPPPAYPGYPPPAAPKQGGKMGMVIGGVVGALLLAGGVGFFMASRPSVPPPVAPAPQPVAQAPVTPPPTKAAEVPMPPPPTAAVAQNPAATAPAAAPTAPATAPATAPAVAAAGTPAAVPTATPPAATPPPPAAVPAQTPPQQVARVDPPARGGTKRPSTGRTQRESEDEEPVARSSPPPKSSGGGGDDEFDELFGTKPASGKGSAPAGRTVYVPPEPGGGGSIPQKLGQADIMQVVVNNKPAIVKCVNEQKKKDPGLSGKLVMRWTIQTSGKTTNVSCQTGEFRSTYMATCISGLIKGWNFPKHKVQGDPIDFPFTF, translated from the coding sequence ATGCGTTTCGTTTGCGATAGCTGCCGCGCGCAATACATGATCAGCGACGACAAGGTTGGCGCCAAGGGCGTCAAGGTTCGTTGCAAGAAGTGCGGCCATAACATTGTCGTCCGCCCAGCCGGCTCCGCGCCGGTGAAGGAGGATGGGACGGGTAGTGAGGCTGCGGGCGGTGCGGCCGCGTCCCAGGGTCAGTCGAGTACGGACGGTTTTGGCGTTCCCGCGTCCCTGGGCACGCCTCCCGAGGGAGGAATCTTCGGGGGGGTCGAGGACGATGAGATCGGCGCCGTGTTCGATCAGGTGCTCAACTCCGGCTCGCACAAGGTGCCGGCGGGAGAGGGTCCGGCCCTGGTGGAGGACGCGGCGGTTTCGGACGCGAGCGACGCGATGCGCAAGCTGGCGGAGGCCGAGGCGGGGAGCGCCAAGGCCGCGGCCTCGCACGAGTGGTTCGTCGCCATCGACGAGAAGCAGGTGGGCCCGCTGTCGATGGAGAAGGTGAAGGATCATTGGGAGAAGGGTGAGGTCGGTCCGGACAGCCTGTGCTGGCGTGCGGGCTTCAGCGACTGGATTCCGCTCTCCGAGGCCACGGAGCTGGCGTCGGTGCTGGCGCCGCGTCCGACCCGGCCGGTGATCGTGGAGCCCGCGCCGGTGGTGTCGTCGTCGCCGGTGTCGTCGGGTCCGGTGGAGTCCGCGTTCAGCGCGGGAGGCGCCTCCAAGGCGAGCCGGGCAGAAACGCCCGCGCCCGTGGCTCCGTCCGCGCAGGAGTCGGGTTGGAAGCCATCGGCGGCGAGTGTGCTCGCCTCGCTGGTGAAGGAGGAGAACGAGGCGCTGTCGAAGCCTGCGGCCAAGAGTTCCGTGGCGGAGGAGAAGGCGAAGCCCGCGGCGTCCGGGCTGCTGGATGTGCCGCCGCCTGCGGCCGTGCCGGCGCCAAGCCCGCTGTTGCCCGAGGCCCCCGCGCCCGTGGCGCCGGCCTACGCCCAACCGGCGCCGCATTACGCGCAGCCGATGCCGCAGCAGTACGCGCCTCCTCCGGCCTATGCGCCACCCCCTGCCTATCCGGGCTATCCGCCCCCGGCGGCGCCCAAGCAGGGCGGCAAGATGGGGATGGTGATTGGCGGAGTCGTCGGAGCGCTGTTGCTGGCGGGTGGCGTTGGTTTCTTCATGGCGTCCCGGCCGTCCGTGCCGCCGCCAGTGGCTCCGGCGCCCCAGCCCGTGGCGCAGGCTCCGGTGACACCGCCTCCGACGAAGGCCGCGGAAGTGCCCATGCCTCCGCCGCCGACGGCCGCGGTGGCGCAGAATCCCGCGGCAACGGCTCCGGCGGCGGCTCCCACTGCGCCCGCGACGGCTCCAGCGACTGCTCCCGCGGTGGCTGCGGCGGGGACACCGGCGGCCGTGCCGACGGCGACTCCGCCCGCGGCGACGCCGCCGCCTCCCGCCGCGGTGCCAGCGCAGACTCCGCCGCAGCAGGTTGCCCGGGTGGATCCGCCTGCGCGTGGAGGGACCAAGCGGCCTTCGACGGGCCGTACGCAGCGCGAGAGCGAGGACGAGGAGCCCGTGGCGCGTAGCAGCCCGCCGCCCAAGAGCAGTGGCGGGGGAGGCGATGACGAGTTCGATGAGTTGTTCGGAACGAAGCCGGCCAGTGGAAAGGGCTCGGCGCCTGCGGGCCGTACGGTCTACGTGCCTCCGGAGCCTGGTGGCGGTGGATCCATTCCCCAGAAGCTCGGACAAGCGGACATCATGCAGGTGGTCGTGAACAACAAGCCCGCCATCGTGAAGTGCGTGAACGAGCAGAAGAAGAAGGACCCGGGTCTGAGCGGCAAGCTGGTGATGCGCTGGACCATCCAGACGTCGGGCAAGACGACGAATGTGTCCTGCCAGACGGGGGAGTTCCGCTCGACCTACATGGCGACCTGCATCTCCGGGCTGATCAAGGGGTGGAACTTCCCGAAGCACAAAGTGCAGGGAGATCCCATCGACTTTCCGTTTACGTTCTGA
- a CDS encoding Ig-like domain-containing protein, producing MPIKKRIIPLLLTGWMSACINVPEIEPGGGNPRPDAGSAEVPDSGTPVSDLAVTITSPADTFYSSTSVTITVEVRGGVADAVQILKDGELLATPTAPPFQYTWDTTLDAEREYTITARAVRAGKSFVSAPVKVVVDRTNLQVASRTPAQGSTNVDYRTPFQVVFTKPVKATTVNDTTVSFAVAGVQAEKTLSLSSDGKTLTIKPKERPTLPATFSFGLSRGITDLAGNALANPITSTSSPWSFEVPDWYSFGGPLEAITGTDTKLKDSTMVLDREGNPIVAWSEERTPGKRSSIFVYRWDGRAFVPMGEPLNGTPLGSAFKASMALGSDGNPIIAWEESDGFNENIYVKRWIGSSWQTVGTGPLSAENDTRSSRVPTPAHNPSLAVKGNQIYVAWDERDTANVSNIYVWMSVSGGGFLGVGPNMGRVHAVPRETSSSKPSLVIDSYDQPIVAFQEQTLEQYSPTNIYVMKYISTNDKWEYAVPPFRGDESTGYISGGLSATPGGETWAKDCSLSIGPNNILYLAWSEESTPDGARDIQVFHSTGEQSWGRMGPALSAYNAYTYASFPNIKTSPTGKTFLSWQEFSWTNEGSSQSFISTWEQNSWASLSSIDGINVGQENSLRSTVAIDQSERPIIAWFESLNSGEYFPGEYIYIRRHNH from the coding sequence ATGCCCATCAAGAAACGCATCATTCCTCTATTGCTCACCGGGTGGATGTCCGCCTGTATCAACGTGCCCGAGATCGAACCTGGCGGGGGAAACCCGCGACCGGACGCGGGGTCAGCGGAGGTTCCGGACTCAGGGACACCGGTGAGCGACCTGGCGGTGACCATCACGAGTCCCGCGGACACCTTCTACAGCAGCACGTCTGTGACCATCACGGTCGAGGTGCGAGGAGGCGTCGCGGACGCTGTCCAGATCCTCAAGGACGGCGAGTTGCTGGCCACGCCGACCGCCCCACCGTTTCAGTACACGTGGGACACAACGCTGGACGCCGAGCGGGAGTACACGATCACGGCCCGAGCGGTTCGCGCAGGGAAGAGCTTCGTCAGCGCGCCGGTGAAGGTGGTCGTCGACCGAACCAACCTGCAGGTCGCGTCACGGACACCGGCGCAGGGTTCGACCAACGTGGATTACCGTACGCCATTCCAGGTGGTGTTCACCAAACCGGTGAAGGCGACGACGGTCAACGACACCACGGTGAGCTTCGCGGTAGCGGGAGTCCAGGCGGAAAAAACGCTCTCGCTGTCGAGCGATGGAAAGACGCTCACGATCAAGCCCAAGGAGCGCCCGACGCTGCCGGCGACCTTCTCGTTTGGCTTGAGCCGGGGCATCACCGATCTGGCGGGCAATGCGCTGGCCAACCCCATCACCTCGACCAGTTCCCCATGGAGCTTCGAGGTTCCGGATTGGTACTCCTTCGGAGGCCCGCTGGAAGCCATCACGGGCACCGACACGAAACTGAAGGACTCCACCATGGTGCTCGACAGGGAAGGCAACCCCATCGTTGCATGGAGTGAAGAACGGACCCCAGGAAAGAGGTCCTCCATCTTCGTCTATCGTTGGGATGGAAGAGCCTTCGTGCCCATGGGTGAGCCGCTCAACGGCACGCCACTCGGATCTGCGTTCAAGGCGTCAATGGCTCTTGGTAGCGATGGAAACCCCATCATCGCATGGGAAGAGTCCGATGGATTCAACGAGAACATCTACGTGAAGCGATGGATTGGGAGTTCGTGGCAAACCGTAGGCACTGGGCCCCTATCTGCCGAAAATGATACGCGTTCCAGCCGGGTTCCGACGCCAGCGCACAATCCATCGCTCGCGGTGAAGGGCAATCAAATCTATGTGGCATGGGACGAGAGAGACACCGCCAATGTGTCGAACATCTACGTCTGGATGTCGGTCAGTGGAGGTGGTTTCCTTGGCGTAGGACCCAATATGGGGCGGGTACATGCCGTCCCCAGGGAAACCAGCAGTTCAAAGCCATCCCTCGTCATCGACAGCTACGACCAACCTATTGTCGCATTCCAGGAACAAACCCTGGAGCAATACTCTCCCACCAACATCTATGTCATGAAGTACATCAGCACTAACGACAAGTGGGAGTATGCTGTCCCCCCCTTTCGGGGAGATGAATCCACTGGGTACATCTCAGGAGGACTTAGCGCAACTCCTGGTGGAGAGACTTGGGCAAAGGACTGCTCGTTGAGCATAGGACCAAACAACATTCTATATTTGGCTTGGTCCGAAGAATCCACTCCAGATGGAGCTAGGGACATACAAGTCTTTCACTCAACGGGCGAACAATCCTGGGGAAGAATGGGTCCAGCACTAAGTGCATACAACGCGTACACATACGCAAGCTTTCCCAACATAAAAACATCTCCCACAGGGAAAACATTCCTTAGCTGGCAAGAATTCTCCTGGACCAATGAAGGAAGCAGTCAGAGTTTCATTAGCACCTGGGAACAAAACTCCTGGGCCAGTCTATCAAGCATAGACGGCATCAACGTGGGACAGGAAAACAGTCTCCGGTCAACAGTCGCAATCGATCAATCCGAAAGACCAATTATCGCTTGGTTCGAGAGCCTTAACTCAGGAGAGTATTTCCCAGGAGAATATATTTACATTCGCCGACACAACCACTAA
- a CDS encoding toxin-antitoxin system YwqK family antitoxin, with amino-acid sequence MQLTNWIRTFGMFAAVTCSSSVFAKESIKLDCPTGTVQSSSANGKAADIVACVKTNGKAFSPHGATVYLYPNGTKQAEGMSEDGFRTGLWTFYNEQGRKTGSATFKHSNFHGEVVELHENGKIKKVDQYIEGLREGTAKEFSADGTLVKQTEYRNNRQVAVK; translated from the coding sequence ATGCAGCTGACGAATTGGATCAGGACGTTCGGAATGTTCGCGGCGGTGACTTGCAGCTCTTCGGTTTTCGCCAAGGAGTCCATCAAGCTGGATTGTCCCACTGGAACCGTGCAGTCCAGCAGCGCGAACGGCAAAGCCGCCGACATCGTGGCTTGCGTGAAGACGAATGGTAAGGCCTTCAGTCCTCATGGGGCCACGGTCTACTTGTATCCCAACGGGACCAAGCAGGCCGAAGGCATGTCTGAGGACGGTTTCCGTACAGGGCTTTGGACCTTCTACAACGAACAGGGCCGGAAGACTGGGTCTGCCACCTTCAAGCACAGCAACTTCCACGGCGAAGTCGTCGAGTTGCACGAGAACGGCAAGATCAAGAAGGTGGATCAGTACATTGAGGGGCTGCGGGAAGGAACGGCCAAGGAGTTTTCTGCGGATGGTACCCTGGTCAAGCAGACTGAGTACCGGAATAATCGTCAGGTCGCTGTCAAGTAG